The genomic window CCAACCTGTGTCTCAACCAGCTCACCTCCGCGCGCGCCCGCCGCGAGACCTACGTGGGCCAGTGGCTGCCCGAGCCCCTGCTCTCAGGCGACCCGATGCTCGGCCCCGCCGACACGGCCGAGCAGCGTGAATCCGTCTCGTACGCGGTCCTCGTCCTCATGGAACGCCTCACCCCCAACGAGCGGGTGGTCTACGTCCTGCGGGAGGCCTTCGACTACCCGCACCGGAGGATCGCGGAGATCCTCGACATCACCGAGCCGGCCTGCCAGCAGATCTTCCACCGCGCCAAGAAGCACGTCGCCGAAGGAAGGACCCGTACCGAGATCGACGAGGCCGCCGCCCGGCGGATCGTCGAGGAGTTCCTCACGGCCGCCACCAGCGGCCGGACCGAGCCACTCGTGCGGCTGCTCACCGCGGACGCCGTCGCGATCGGCGACGGCGGCGGGAAGGTCCCGGCCCGCGCCAAGGCATTCGAGGGCGCTCTCGCGGTCGCGACGTTCATGCGGGGCCTGTTCAAGCCCGGCAAGGCCAAGCGCGCGATCGTCGGCGGCTCGCCCGAGGTCCACATCTCGAACGCCAACAATGCCCCCGCCGTCGTGGTGGTCATCGACGGCCGGGTCATCGGCGTCATGTGCCTGGAGATCACCGCGGAGGGAATCGCCGCGTTCCGCAGCCAGGTCAACCCCGACAAGCTCGAACGCGCGACCCTCCGATGGGCCGCGTCCGACCACGGGGAACCCCTGCTCATCGCCTTCTGACCCCCGTCCTGACCGCCTCATGACCCCGGTGTGACGTGCCTCACGCCGGGGTCCTGTCAGGAATCGGCGGGCTGCCCGGTTCAAGGGGCGAACCCGCGCGAGACAGGAGCAGGGAAATGAAGCACCGGATCATCGTCCTCGGAGCCGGATACACCGGAGCCATCGCAGCCGGCCGCCTCGCCAGGCGACTGCACGGCGACGACGTCGCCATCACCCTCGTCAACGCCGAGCCCGACTTCGTCGAGCGGGTACGGATGCACCAACTCGCGGTCGGCCAGGACCTCCGGCCCCGGCACTTCGGCGAGATGTTCGCGGGCACCGGCGTCGAACTGAAGCTCGCGAAGGTCACCGGCGTCGACGTCGACCGCCGGACCGTCGCCGTGAGCGACACCACCGGCGGCACCGAAGAACTCGCCTACGACACCCTCGTGTACGCCCTCGGCAGCAGCTGGAACACCCAGGGCGTCCCCGGCACCGCCGAACACGCCCACGAGATCGCCGGCCGCCCCGGAGCGCTCCGGCTGCGCGAGCGCCTGGCCGGCCTCGGCGCCGGACAGACCGTGGTCGTCGTGGGCGGTGGCCTCACCGGTCTGGAGGCCGCGACCGAGATCGCCGAGGCCCGGCCGGACCTCGATGTCGCCCTGGCCGCCCGCGGGGCGCTCGGCGACTGGCTCTCCCCCAAGGGCAGGGGCCACGTGCGGAGGGTCTGCGACGGGCTCGGCATCACCGTGCACGAGCACACGGCCGTCACCGCTGTCGGAACCGACCGCGTCACCACCGCCGACGGCACGGACATCCCCGCCACGGTCACCGTGTGGACGACCGGCTTCGCGGTCCATCCGATCGCACGGGACACCGCGCTGGAGGTCACCGGCACGGGCCGGATCATCGTCGACGGGACGATGCGGTCGGTCTCCCACCCCGACGTCTACGCCGTCGGCGACGCGGCGATGGCGATGGGCCCCGCCGACAAGCCGCTGCGGATGTCGTGCGCGACGGGCACACCGACCGCATGGCAGGCCGCCGACGCCATCGCGGCACGCCTGACCGGCACGAAGCTCCCGAACACCCCGCTGCGCTACTTCAATCAATGCATCTCCCTGGGCCGCAGGGAGGGCCTGATCCAGTACGTCACCGCCGACGACCGATCCGTCCGGGCGGCACTGACCGGACGCCCCGCCGCGCTCTACAAGGAGCTGATCTGCAAGGGTGCCGCCTGGAGCGTGGCCAACCCGACGATCGGACTGCCGACCCGACGCCGCCGCATCGCGCGCGGCCGCATCACGGGGGAGGGGGCGGCCGTCGAGGCCTCGGCCTGAACGGGGCCGCCGGTCTGGGGGCGTCGAGACGTCCACCCGCCACGCTCGGGACGAGACACAGAACCTTTGGCCACGGATATTCTCTGTCGGTGTCGAAATCGGAGTCGAAATCGGAGTCGGGGTCGGGGTCGGACCAGTCCATGGCAGCTGGCATCGGTCTCGCCCGTGTGATGGCGCACTGCGGCGGAAGCCCGGTCGGCGCCGTGAAGTTCCTGGCAGAGGCGATAGCCTCCGCGCCGGCCGCCCCCGAACCCTACGAGGCCCTCGCCGAGCTGTGGCGGGACCGCCGCCAGGAACTCAAGAAAGGCCTCGAAGGGGACGGATCCTTGAGCTCCGCACTGGCGCAGGCGTACTTCCTGTTCCTCGACGGGGACATGGACGACGCGGTCATGACCCTGGGCTCGGTCACCGGCGCACGGCCCGAGGTGGCCTGGGGCACGGCTCCGTGGTTCAGCGATGCGCGCCTCCTCGACGCGGTGAGCGCCGAGGCGTTGGCGGAGGCGAGCCTGCGGACCTTGGACTACGGCCAGAACCTCGACACCGAGGAAATGCGTGAGCGGTTCACGCCCTGGTTCCACGCCTTGGACAGGGTGTCAGAACGGAGCCCCGTACCGGAGTCG from Streptomyces sp. NBC_01341 includes these protein-coding regions:
- a CDS encoding NAD(P)/FAD-dependent oxidoreductase, encoding MKHRIIVLGAGYTGAIAAGRLARRLHGDDVAITLVNAEPDFVERVRMHQLAVGQDLRPRHFGEMFAGTGVELKLAKVTGVDVDRRTVAVSDTTGGTEELAYDTLVYALGSSWNTQGVPGTAEHAHEIAGRPGALRLRERLAGLGAGQTVVVVGGGLTGLEAATEIAEARPDLDVALAARGALGDWLSPKGRGHVRRVCDGLGITVHEHTAVTAVGTDRVTTADGTDIPATVTVWTTGFAVHPIARDTALEVTGTGRIIVDGTMRSVSHPDVYAVGDAAMAMGPADKPLRMSCATGTPTAWQAADAIAARLTGTKLPNTPLRYFNQCISLGRREGLIQYVTADDRSVRAALTGRPAALYKELICKGAAWSVANPTIGLPTRRRRIARGRITGEGAAVEASA
- a CDS encoding RNA polymerase sigma-70 factor, which encodes MALTANDTARFEACMPRLQAIAYRLLGSASDAEDAVQDTFLRWQAADTGRIEIPEAWLTKVLTNLCLNQLTSARARRETYVGQWLPEPLLSGDPMLGPADTAEQRESVSYAVLVLMERLTPNERVVYVLREAFDYPHRRIAEILDITEPACQQIFHRAKKHVAEGRTRTEIDEAAARRIVEEFLTAATSGRTEPLVRLLTADAVAIGDGGGKVPARAKAFEGALAVATFMRGLFKPGKAKRAIVGGSPEVHISNANNAPAVVVVIDGRVIGVMCLEITAEGIAAFRSQVNPDKLERATLRWAASDHGEPLLIAF